The Notamacropus eugenii isolate mMacEug1 chromosome Y, mMacEug1.pri_v2, whole genome shotgun sequence genome includes a window with the following:
- the LOC140516822 gene encoding isocitrate dehydrogenase [NAD] subunit alpha, mitochondrial-like, which yields MAGPAWIRKVSRLLGAFSNPKQVQTVTLIPGDGIGPEISASVMKIFDAAKAPIQWEERNVSAIKGPGGKWMIPPEAKESMDKNKMGLKGPLKTPIAAGHPSMNLLHRKTFDLYANVRPCVSIEGYKTPYTDVNIVTIRENTEGEYSGIEHVIVDGVLQSIKLITEEASKRIAEFAFEYARNNHRSNVTAVHKANIMRMSNGLFLQKCREVAENCKDIKFNEMYLDTVCLNMVQDPSQFDVLVMPNLYGDILSDLCAGLIGGLDVTPSGNIGANGVAIFESVHGTAPDIVGKDMANPTALLLSAVMMLRHMGLHDCAAKIETACFATIKDGKSLTKDLGGNAKCSDFTDEICRRVKDLD from the exons ATGGCCGGTCCCGCGTGGATCCGCAAGGTATCTCGGCTGCTGGGGGCCTTCAGCAACCCAAAACAG GTACAGACAGTGACCTTAATCCCAGGAGATGGTATTGGGCCAGAAATCTCAGCTTCTGTTATGAAGATTTTTGATGCTGCCAAAGCACCCATTCAGTGGGAAGAGAGGAATGTGTCTGCCATTAAAGGACCTGGAGGGAAATGGATGATTCCTCCCGAAGCCAAAGAATCCATGGACAAAAACAAGATGGGACTGAAAGGCCCCTTAAAGACACCAATAGCAGCTGGACATCCTTCTATGAATCTATTGCATCGTAAAACTTTTGACCTTTATGCAAATGTGCGCCCATGTGTCTCCATTGAAGGCTACAAAACCCCTTACACAGATGTAAATATTGTCACCATTCGGGAGAACACTGAAGGTGAATACAGCGGCATTGAGCACGTGATTGTTGATGGTGTCTTACAGAGTATCAAACTCATCACCGAAGAAGCTAGCAAACGTATTGCCGAATTTGCCTTTGAGTACGCCAGGAACAATCACCGCAGCAACGTGACTGCTGTGCACAAAGCAAATATCATGCGAATGTCAAATGGGCTTTTTCTTCAGAAGTGCAGGGAAGTTGCAGAAAACTGTAAAGATATTAAATTTAATGAGATGTACCTTGATACAGTATGTTTAAATATGGTGCAAGATCCATCCCAGTTTGATGTTCTTGTAATGCCGAACTTGTATGGGGACATCCTTAGTGATTTATGTGCTGGCCTGATAGGGGGTCTTGATGTCACACCAAGTGGAAACATTGGCGCTAATGGAGTCGCGATCTTTGAATCGGTTCACGGAACAGCCCCAGACATTGTTGGGAAGGACATGGCCAATCCCACTGCCCTGCTTCTGAGTGCTGTGATGATGCTTCGGCACATGGGGCTGCATGACTGTGCAGCAAAGATCGAGACTGCCTGCTTTGCGACAATTAAAGATGGAAAGAGCTTGACAAAAGATTTGGGAGGAAACGCCAAGTGCTCCGACTTCACGGATGAGATCTGCCGCCGAGTAAAAGACCTAGATTAA